A region from the uncultured Draconibacterium sp. genome encodes:
- the tyrS gene encoding tyrosine--tRNA ligase, with protein MSFVQELKWRGMLHDIMPGTEEQLEKELTAAYVGIDPTADSLHIGHLVGVMMLKHLQSAGHQPIALIGGATGMIGDPSGKSQERNLLDEPTLRHNQECIKAQLAKFLDFESNVDNVALLVNNYDWMKEFSFLDFIRDVGKRITVNYMMAKDSVKKRLGEESKSGMSFTEFTYQLVQGYDFYHLFKNNNCRLQMGGSDQWGNITTGTELIRRMDGGEAFALTCPLITKADGTKFGKTESGNVWLDPERTSPYAFFQFWLNTSDEDAERYIKIFTMLPKEEIDALVAAHQEAPHARSLQKKLAEEVTVMVHSREEYEMAVEASQILFGKGTAEQLRKLNESTFLAVFEGVPQFNVAKEELAAGINVIDLLAEKTAVFPSKGELRRTIKGNGLSINKEKINNPDLIVNNDFLIGNKYILAQKGKKNYYLIIAE; from the coding sequence ACATTGGACACCTGGTTGGAGTAATGATGCTAAAACACCTACAATCAGCAGGGCATCAGCCCATTGCCTTAATTGGTGGTGCCACCGGAATGATTGGCGACCCATCAGGCAAATCGCAGGAGCGTAACCTTTTGGATGAACCAACACTTCGCCATAACCAGGAATGTATAAAAGCTCAGCTGGCCAAATTTCTTGATTTTGAGAGCAATGTTGATAACGTGGCGCTACTGGTAAACAATTACGACTGGATGAAAGAGTTTTCATTCCTCGATTTTATTCGCGATGTGGGTAAACGTATTACCGTAAACTACATGATGGCGAAAGATTCGGTGAAAAAACGCCTGGGCGAAGAGTCGAAATCAGGAATGTCGTTTACCGAATTTACTTACCAGCTGGTTCAGGGTTACGACTTTTATCACTTGTTTAAAAACAATAACTGCCGCCTGCAAATGGGTGGCTCCGATCAGTGGGGAAATATCACTACCGGTACCGAGTTAATTCGGCGTATGGACGGAGGAGAAGCTTTTGCATTAACCTGCCCGCTAATTACTAAAGCAGATGGTACCAAATTCGGCAAAACAGAATCGGGCAACGTTTGGCTCGATCCGGAACGCACATCGCCTTATGCTTTCTTTCAGTTTTGGTTAAACACTTCAGATGAAGATGCCGAGCGTTACATCAAAATATTTACCATGCTGCCAAAAGAAGAAATTGATGCTTTGGTAGCGGCACACCAGGAAGCACCTCACGCCAGAAGTTTACAGAAAAAACTTGCCGAAGAGGTTACTGTAATGGTACACTCGCGCGAAGAATACGAAATGGCAGTTGAAGCTTCGCAAATACTGTTTGGCAAAGGAACCGCCGAGCAGCTACGCAAACTAAACGAAAGCACCTTTCTGGCTGTTTTTGAAGGCGTTCCCCAGTTTAATGTGGCAAAAGAAGAACTGGCAGCAGGTATCAACGTTATTGATTTACTGGCTGAAAAAACAGCAGTATTCCCATCAAAAGGAGAATTGCGCCGAACCATTAAAGGAAACGGACTAAGCATTAACAAAGAAAAAATAAATAATCCTGACCTAATCGTTAACAACGATTTCCTGATTGGCAATAAATACATTCTTGCGCAAAAAGGAAAGAAAAATTATTACCTGATAATTGCTGAATAA